In a genomic window of Sporosarcina trichiuri:
- a CDS encoding LURP-one-related/scramblase family protein: MKEFIIRQKWMRLNGQFTVKDSEGRDVYEVGGSFLQIPKTYTIADMAGHEIAVITKKPFSFLPVFTVEAVGQETVTIRKEFSFFKPRYTIDAAGIEVLGTWWEMNFDILKDGKTAGTVDKKWFDWGDTYNIQVFEESMETFIIALVIAIDCVKADQAGASSAAGAF; the protein is encoded by the coding sequence ATGAAGGAGTTCATCATCCGGCAGAAATGGATGCGGCTGAACGGCCAGTTCACGGTGAAAGACAGCGAAGGGCGGGACGTCTATGAAGTGGGCGGCAGTTTCCTGCAGATTCCGAAGACATACACGATTGCCGATATGGCGGGTCACGAAATCGCGGTGATCACGAAGAAGCCGTTCAGTTTCCTGCCGGTGTTCACCGTCGAGGCCGTCGGCCAGGAAACGGTCACAATCCGCAAAGAGTTTTCGTTCTTCAAGCCGCGCTACACGATCGACGCAGCCGGCATCGAAGTGCTCGGCACCTGGTGGGAGATGAACTTCGACATCCTGAAGGACGGAAAGACCGCCGGCACCGTCGACAAGAAATGGTTCGACTGGGGCGATACGTATAACATCCAAGTATTCGAGGAGTCGATGGAGACGTTCATCATCGCCCTCGTCATCGCGATCGACTGCGTCAAAGCCGACCAGGCCGGAGCGTCGTCCGCAGCCGGAGCGTTCTGA
- a CDS encoding transcription initiation factor TFIIIB yields MDIGSTDTACPKCGSRELGRGRQRGYAVMSPIGKVRFGSNVEYLLCTDCGYILESYVSSPERFKGTL; encoded by the coding sequence ATGGACATCGGAAGCACCGACACAGCATGCCCGAAATGCGGCAGCCGGGAGCTTGGCCGGGGCCGGCAGAGAGGCTACGCCGTCATGTCACCGATCGGCAAAGTCCGGTTCGGCTCCAACGTCGAGTATCTGCTCTGCACCGACTGCGGCTACATCCTGGAATCGTACGTCAGCAGCCCGGAGAGATTCAAAGGCACGTTATGA
- a CDS encoding response regulator transcription factor produces MQTILLVDDEQRMLDLLELFLLPAGYRCLKADSGDDALRLLAAETVDLVLLDVMMPGLDGWEVCRRIRQQSAVPVIMLTARDSMPDVVKGLDEGADDYMTKPFDERELLARVRAALRRVPVGSETEVLRAGEVVLDLESYSLRFREFVVQLTMKEFLIVEAMMRRPNRTFTREDLLQVAWEHDTYTEGRTVDSHIRNLRDKLRRADFPVESILQTVWGIGYRWK; encoded by the coding sequence ATGCAGACAATTTTACTGGTGGATGACGAACAGCGGATGCTCGACCTGCTAGAGCTGTTTTTGCTGCCGGCGGGCTACCGGTGCCTGAAGGCGGACAGTGGGGACGACGCACTCCGGCTGTTGGCGGCAGAGACGGTCGATCTCGTCCTGCTCGACGTGATGATGCCCGGGCTGGACGGCTGGGAAGTGTGCCGGCGCATCCGGCAGCAGTCCGCCGTGCCCGTCATCATGCTGACGGCGCGCGACAGCATGCCCGATGTCGTGAAAGGGCTTGACGAAGGCGCGGACGATTACATGACGAAGCCGTTCGATGAGCGGGAACTTTTGGCACGGGTCCGGGCGGCGCTGCGGCGGGTGCCGGTCGGATCGGAGACAGAGGTGCTCCGTGCCGGGGAAGTCGTGTTGGATTTGGAGTCCTATTCCCTGCGATTCCGGGAATTTGTTGTGCAGCTGACAATGAAGGAATTTTTAATTGTGGAAGCGATGATGCGCCGGCCGAACCGGACGTTCACGCGGGAGGACCTGCTGCAGGTGGCGTGGGAGCACGATACCTACACGGAAGGCCGGACCGTCGATTCCCACATCCGCAACTTGCGGGACAAACTGCGGCGGGCGGATTTCCCGGTGGAGTCGATTTTGCAGACGGTGTGGGGCATCGGGTACAGGTGGAAATGA
- a CDS encoding sensor histidine kinase, which translates to MNKISTKLAAAFIVSFLVMDTALMLYLHHMITDARVEEELDRLLEAGGNHRDVLEDNFSDRTLAHIFLMERGDRRSVAVLDSDGRPIGFSSGSEERFSPYLPDVRDMAGADDRILSRDWKSSPYLVGVHPFRAGADSGTLVMLQSTAPIRQLVSQLNVHFLLAGGGSLVILVFVYWLLSKWLTRPLIRMKEAAEQMSDGSYNVDLPVMQEDELGELAAAIRKLSGDLRRVKRERNEFLASVSHEMGTPLTYLKGYTRVAQRPDLPEDERTRYLSIIEEEAARLESLVKDLMALARMDEMTFSVEKTDFEAEEFIHTVLQLVKPAYDAKGIALHLVLSGDFTVHADRMRLEQIVLNLLDNALHYSESGTAVTVRMAREQKQTVLQIEDEGRGIPVDEQPYVFDKMYRVEKSRSRAFGGAGLGLAIVKELTEAHGGTIRLDSEPGRGSIFTIRL; encoded by the coding sequence GTGAACAAGATATCGACGAAGCTGGCAGCCGCATTCATCGTCTCCTTTCTGGTCATGGACACGGCGCTGATGTTGTATTTGCACCATATGATCACGGATGCCCGGGTCGAGGAAGAGCTCGATCGGCTGCTCGAGGCCGGCGGCAATCACCGGGATGTACTGGAAGACAACTTCAGCGACCGGACGCTCGCACACATCTTCCTCATGGAGCGCGGGGACAGACGCAGCGTCGCCGTCCTGGACAGTGACGGCCGGCCGATCGGGTTTTCATCCGGAAGCGAAGAGCGGTTTTCGCCGTATCTTCCGGACGTCCGCGATATGGCCGGGGCCGATGACAGGATCCTGTCCCGTGACTGGAAGTCCTCGCCGTATCTCGTCGGCGTCCATCCGTTCCGCGCCGGGGCGGACAGCGGCACGCTTGTCATGCTGCAGAGTACGGCGCCGATCCGCCAGCTCGTCAGCCAGCTGAATGTGCATTTCCTGCTGGCGGGCGGCGGCAGTCTCGTGATCCTCGTGTTCGTCTATTGGCTGCTGTCGAAGTGGCTGACGCGCCCGCTCATCCGCATGAAGGAAGCGGCGGAGCAGATGAGCGACGGGTCGTATAACGTCGATCTGCCGGTGATGCAGGAGGACGAACTCGGCGAACTCGCTGCCGCCATCCGGAAGCTGTCCGGCGATCTCCGGCGGGTCAAGCGGGAGCGGAACGAATTCCTCGCCTCCGTGTCCCACGAAATGGGGACGCCGCTCACCTATTTGAAAGGATATACCCGCGTCGCGCAGCGGCCGGATCTTCCGGAGGACGAGCGGACCCGGTATTTATCCATCATCGAAGAAGAGGCGGCCCGGCTCGAGTCGCTCGTCAAGGATCTGATGGCACTTGCGCGGATGGATGAAATGACGTTCAGTGTTGAGAAAACGGACTTTGAGGCGGAGGAATTTATCCACACCGTGCTGCAGCTGGTGAAGCCGGCGTATGATGCGAAAGGCATTGCGCTGCACCTTGTCCTGTCCGGAGATTTCACGGTGCACGCGGACCGGATGCGGCTGGAGCAGATCGTGCTCAATCTGCTGGACAACGCCCTTCATTATTCGGAAAGCGGCACAGCGGTGACGGTGCGGATGGCCCGGGAGCAGAAGCAGACCGTCCTGCAGATCGAGGACGAAGGACGCGGCATCCCGGTGGACGAACAGCCGTATGTGTTCGACAAAATGTACCGGGTGGAAAAATCACGGTCCCGAGCGTTCGGCGGTGCGGGGCTCGGTCTCGCCATCGTGAAAGAGCTGACGGAGGCGCACGGCGGGACGATCCGGCTGGATAGCGAACCCGGGCGCGGCAGCATCTTCACGATCCGGTTATGA